In the genome of Salinigranum halophilum, the window TCGGCGTTCGAGGCCGCGGCCCGAAAACTCATGCCACCCGGCGAGTCGCGCGTGTGGAACAACGCCGTGATGGAACTCGGGGGGGTCGCCTGCGGGAAGACGCCCCGGTGCGACGAAGCAGGGTGTCCGTGGCGCACGCGGTGTCACGCCTACGAGACCGGGGACTTCACCGCGCCGGACGTTCCAACGCAACCGAGCTTCGAGGGGTCGCGCCGGCAGTTCCGCGGACGGGTGGTTCGCGTCCTCGGTGAGTACGACGAACTCGCGCTCGACGAACTCGGACCGCGTGTGCGAGTCGACTACGGCCCGAACTCCCGCGAGTGGCTCCGCGGCCTGGTCGACGACCTCGCCGCGGACGGACTGGTCGAGGTCGTCGAGGGGGCGGACGACGACCACGACAGCGACGGCGCGGACGACGACGGCTCGCGCCTCCGCGCCCGTCTCCGAACGTAACGCCCGGGGACGGCGGATGGCGGGGGCAGGTGAGGCACTCCCGCGCGTGCAGGACCGTGACGCCTTTCTCTCCCACTCTCGTCGCCTGTGGTATGACACACGTACTCGCTCTCTGCGGGAGCCGTCGAGACGAGAGCGCGACCCGCGCCGCACTCGGCGTCGCGCTCGCCGCCGCCGAGGCGGCCGGCGCGTCGACGGAACTCTTCGACCTCCGCACCGTCGACCTGCCGCCGCTCGACGCCGACCGCGACGCGGCGGACCAGGGAGACGGCGCACAGTTGCTGGCCGCCGTCGACGCCGCGGACGCCGTCGTCCTCGGGACACCGGTGTACCACGGCTCGTACTCGGGCGTGCTGAAGAACGCCCTCGACTACTGCGGCTTCGACGAGTTCGAGGGGAAGACCGTCGGGCTGTTGGGCGTCGCCGGCGGCTCGTTCCCCGTCACGGCGCTCGACCACCTCCGGTCGGTCTGCCGGGCGCTCGACTGCTGGGTTCTCCCACACCAGGCGGCGATTCCCCGGGCGTCCCAGCACGTCTCGTACGCGGGAGGTGAGGGCCGAATCACGAGCGACGACCTCGACGAACGGGTCCGCGTCCTCGGTCGGCGCGTCGTCCAGTACGCGACCATCGAGCCCGAACCGGCGACGTTCGAGGCGGGCGAGAACCTCGGGGCAGATGATTGAGATGAACACGCAGGTGGTCCTCGCACTCCTGACGGGAGTCGTCGCCGGCGCGGCCTTCGCGGCGCTCGAGGTTCCCATCCCCGCGCCGCCGAACGTCGCCGGCGTGATGGGCATCGTCGGCATCTACCTCGGGTTCAGAGGTGTCGAGGCGCTCGGGTACAGCGTCGACCTGCTCGCGGTGCTCCGTGGCCTGTTCTGACGCCGGCGGTCTGCGGCCACGGGCGCGCGAGCGGACGAGACGGAACCGTTTTGACCCTCGCTTCGCCCCTCTCGAAGCGTGCACGCCATCACGAAGAGCGGGTGGGTCGAGGTGGTCACCGGGTCGATGTTCTCCGGCAAGACGGAGGAGTTGCTGCGGCGGCTTCGACGCGCCGAAATCGCGGGGCAGGAGGTCGCCGTCTTCAGCCCCGCCGTCGACGACCGGTACGGGAAGACCACCGTCGGGTCGCACGACGGACGGAGCTGGGAGGCGACGGTCGTCGCCAGCGAGGACGAGGACGAGGGCGACAGCGACGGCGCCTGGGAGATATACGACCGCCTCGAGCGCCGGGACGCGGCGGTCGACGTCGTCGCCGTCGACGAGGGCAACTTCTTCGGGCCCGAACTGGTCGACGTCGCCGAGTCGCTGGCGGACGACGGCTACCGTGTCGTGGTCTGCGGGCTCGACACCACCTTCCGCGGCGAGCCGTTCGAGCCGATGCCGCATCTGATGGCCGTCGCGGAGTACGTCGAGAAGCTGCAGGCCATCTGTTCTGTCTGCGGTGAACCGGCGACCCGGACCCAGCGGCTCGTCGACGGCGAGCCCGCCCACGTCGACGACCCGACGGTCCTCGTCGGCGCGGAGGAGTCATACCAGGCGCGATGTCGGAACTGTCATACACTTCGGCGTGCCTAACGTCTGGTGTGACTACGTGGGTCGATACTCCCGGTGAGGGCCGCGAGCGGGGGCCGCTCGGTATCGGTCGCGCCTGGGTCGACGTCCTCGTCCGCCCGCGCGGTTTCTTCCGGGCCGGGGTCGTCCCCGGCGACCAGGCACCGGGGCTCGTGTTCGCCGTCGTCGTCGCCTTCGTGTTCGTCGCCACGCGCTTTCTCCTCGTGCCGGGCTCGATTCCGGCCATCCAGGGTGGACCGGTGCTCTCGGCGACGCTGGCGCTCTTGGCCGTCACGCTGCTCATCGCCCCGGCGACGCTGCACCTCACGGCGGCCATCCAGACGCTGCTGCTCATCGCGCTCGTCCGTGACCGGGCTGGCGTGAGCGAGACGGTCCAGACCGTCGCCTACGCCACCGCGCCCTGTGCGCTCGCCGGCCTCCCGTACCCCTCGCTTCGGGCGCTGTGTGCGGCGTACGGCGCGTTCCTCCTCGTCGTCGGGCTGTCGGAGGTCCACGGGACGTCCCTGACGAGAGCGGCACTCGCCGCCGTCGTTCCGGCGTCGCTCGTGTTCGGCTACGCGTTCGGCGGGTTCGGTGCCGTGGTCTCCGTGGCGCAGGCCTGGGCGCTGATTTGATTTCCCCCCTCGGTCTATCACGGGTATGCTCACGCTCGACCTGTCGGATTTCATGCTCGAACTCGACGAGGGAACGGTGAAACACGTCGGCACCAAGACGAAAGGTGCCACGGTCAAACTGTATCACGTCACCGAGACCGAGGCCCGGGAGTTCGGCGACCGGGTCAAGTTCGCCTTCGACGACGGGGAAGGCAATCACGTCGAGGTGGCGCTGGACCCCGAACAGGTTGAGTCGCTCCTCGCGGACGTCACGGCGCTGCAGGACGAGTCAACGGACTGAACGGTCGGCGGCCGGCCGGCGCTCGTCTGCTCCCCGGGGCTGGATTCGCGTCGGGAGTGATGGGCCTCGACCCGCAGAGACGTATCGACAATCGTTTTAGGCGGCGGACGTTTTCTTCGAGCAACGGACCTGGCCCGCCGAATATCGGCGGGTCCTTTCCCATCTAAGTGACACACCATGGATTGGATTACCCACGAAGAAGACGTCTGGTTCGACTTCCGA includes:
- a CDS encoding YIP1 family protein, whose protein sequence is MTTWVDTPGEGRERGPLGIGRAWVDVLVRPRGFFRAGVVPGDQAPGLVFAVVVAFVFVATRFLLVPGSIPAIQGGPVLSATLALLAVTLLIAPATLHLTAAIQTLLLIALVRDRAGVSETVQTVAYATAPCALAGLPYPSLRALCAAYGAFLLVVGLSEVHGTSLTRAALAAVVPASLVFGYAFGGFGAVVSVAQAWALI
- a CDS encoding NADPH-dependent FMN reductase; this translates as MTHVLALCGSRRDESATRAALGVALAAAEAAGASTELFDLRTVDLPPLDADRDAADQGDGAQLLAAVDAADAVVLGTPVYHGSYSGVLKNALDYCGFDEFEGKTVGLLGVAGGSFPVTALDHLRSVCRALDCWVLPHQAAIPRASQHVSYAGGEGRITSDDLDERVRVLGRRVVQYATIEPEPATFEAGENLGADD
- a CDS encoding XapX domain-containing protein; this encodes MNTQVVLALLTGVVAGAAFAALEVPIPAPPNVAGVMGIVGIYLGFRGVEALGYSVDLLAVLRGLF
- a CDS encoding thymidine kinase; protein product: MHAITKSGWVEVVTGSMFSGKTEELLRRLRRAEIAGQEVAVFSPAVDDRYGKTTVGSHDGRSWEATVVASEDEDEGDSDGAWEIYDRLERRDAAVDVVAVDEGNFFGPELVDVAESLADDGYRVVVCGLDTTFRGEPFEPMPHLMAVAEYVEKLQAICSVCGEPATRTQRLVDGEPAHVDDPTVLVGAEESYQARCRNCHTLRRA